The following nucleotide sequence is from Anatilimnocola floriformis.
AACAGAACCCGCTGTACGAACACTTCGGCGACCTGTGCGACATCATGCGCGAATACGACGTCACCTGGAGCCTCGGCGATGGCTTGCGGCCCGGCAGTGTCGCCGACGCCAGCGACAAAGCCCAATTCGCCGAGCTCGAAGTCCTGGGCCGTTGCACCGAAATGGGCTGGGAAAAGGGAACGCAAGTCATGGTCGAAGGCCCCGGCCACGTGCCGATGGACCAAATCGACATGAACATCAAAAAGCAGATCGAAGTCTGCAAGGGCGCCCCGTTCTACGTCCTCGGACCACTCGTCACCGACATCGCCCCCGGCTACGACCACATCACGTCCGCCATCGGCGCCGCCCTCGCCGGCTGGAGCGGAGCAGCCATGCTCTGCTACGTCACGCCGAAAGAACACCTGGGCCTCCCGAACCGCGAAGACGTCAAGCAAGGCGTGATTGCCTACAAGATCGCGGCCCACGCCGCCGACGTCGCCCGCCACCGCCCCGGCGCCCGCGACCGCGACGACGCCCTCAGCCGAGCCCGCTTCGCCTTCGACTGGAACGAACAATTCCGGTTGTCCCTCGACCCCGAAACGGCCCGCGCCTACCACGACGAAACCCTCCCGCAAGACACGTTCAAATCCGCCCACTTCTGCAGCATGTGCGGCCCGAAGTACTGCTCGATGAAGATCACGGAAGATATTCGAAAGATGGCGGTCGCCGGCGACCTGAGCGTGAAGGAAGACGCTGCGGGGGAGAATTTGTTGACGCTGAATGCGGGGTCGTAATCGCCGAAAGATTCCTCGTGGGAAAAAGTTGTCGTTAAAGATGATTGACTTTAAGGAACTACCCGCCGACGGCACTTCTTTTGAACAATTTGTTCGGGAAATCTGTTTGATCTATGATCTTCATCCCCAATGGACAGGTAAGGGGCCTGATCATGGCCGCGATATTCTCGCAACGGAGAAAGCTCATGGTGTGGTTGGTGACTTTGCGAGGCGATGGCTAATTCAATGCAAGCACTACGCTCATTCGGGGAAATCCGTTGGCCGAGAGGATTTGGGTTCGATCATAGATGATTGCCGGCAAGCTGGAGCGGAGGGATTTCTACTAGCATGTTCAACGCAGCCCAGTTCCGCGCTAGTCATTAAGTTGAGAGAATTGGCCGAAAAGCCAGAAAATCGGCTGGTTACAGCGATATGGGATGGAGTGGACCTTGAAAAGCGGCTCGCCGAACCTCGCTGCTTTTCACTGGGGCACTTGTTTTTCCCTCGTAGTTTCGCCGCTACACCATGGAAGCTGTATAACGCCGGTGCGCCGAACAAATGGACAGCACACTATAAGACGTACTTTCTTCACCTCAGCAGTCGTATCGCTGGAAAATACCCAAATCTTAGCGAGTGTGAGTATATAATCTCACGACTTGAAAGCATCAAGCCAAAGGCAGAACACGAAGTGATTCGCCCTCGCGCGATCTACTTCGATGATAAACATGACCAATTCAAAGTGTTTGCGGACTACTTGGTTCCGCGGGACACGATGCCATCTCTGCTGCCCGACGCATTTGAGTCGGCATTGCACGATGGCTATGGATTACACAGTGATGGCACCGGCATGTGGTACATAACGTACTGGGACATCAAGCTCCGGCGAATTTTACCGTATAGCGACCATTTTGATCGTGACCACTATGACTACTACAACCCTGTCCGAGGGAATTTTGAAACCGGAATTAGTCGTAATTCATACACAATAGGAGAGCTTGCAGAATACGGAAATCGCTGGGATTAGCCGAGGCCCAAGTAGGTCAGGTCAGTCCGCGTTGAGCTGGCGGAGCATTAGCCCGGCGATAGCCAGATATGCCACTTGAAATATGGGACTAGATTTGTAGTTGTCCCGAAACGCACTCAGATCTCTTTGGGCAAGCCTTCGACATATTTACTACCTGGCGGCAGAATATGGACAGTTCGGTGTTGCTCAGAGTATTCGATTAACCGTTGCGAGTGGAGTTCCTTCAGAATCTTACTGAAATAGGCCTTATTTTCGTAGTCTAGCCATTTTTGCAAATCGTCAACGTTGCATTGCGATGCACATGAGGCGATTAGGAGCAATACTTGGTCTTGGAGTTTTAGCTTCGGATTCAGCACCCTTTTCATATCAACCGATTGCCACACGATCGGAATTCGACGTTCTACTAACTGATCCACGACTTGCTGAGCGTCGGCGATTGCAAGATTGTGGAGCACGCGGATAAGCTCACCCATTATCCAGCTTGCATTTGACAAAACAGCCGTGGCATCCATGTGATTTGAATCTACATCGCCGCCGACGTGCCCTACATTGCGATTATTTCTGATTTCATAGAGCGCTGGAAGCAATCGTGGAATCAGTATCTGAAAACTCCTTGGTTCATTTGCATTATTCTCCAAATTCCGGCAAGCCTGGACAAAATTCTGTGGCTTGCTCGGCGAGCTTGCGTAAACTCCCTTAGCATGGCCATCAAGAATTGTGTAGACAATCTCGGAAAACCGCCCACCGCTAAGTTCTGAAGGCAGCCACTTGCCTTCCACATAGTTCTGCGCGATGAGTCGGTATTCTTCGAGTAGCGGATCGCGAAGTCCAGCCGGAAGTGCAGCAAATGCTTGGGAAGGAAGGATCAATTACTTTCCTCCTTTTGCGATTTCAACAATGCTGCGGCTGCCGTTAGGCCGGGTGCAGTTAGTTTCCAGCCCGTCTTCTTTGTTCCGGTGATCTTATTGCCAAACTGGGTTGTCGTAGCAGAGTGATTTGCAGAATCATAGCACCCCAATGCTGTGCAATGATCCCGCGCCGCTTTGTCCGTAAAATCAGGCTTGCCGGTTGCTAACAGCATAGCTATTCCAGTAAACAGATATGCATTAATAGATTGCTCGCGCTTTGTGGCCCCAATAGGCGAGCCGATAAGCGTAGCTTTACCATCTTCGACATGAAAATGCTGTTGGAGCGAATCGCCTGTGATGTGGTTTCGCTTTATCCACGCAAGTCCGGCGCTTGAAATACCCTCTAATGATTCCGCATTGTCGCCAGATGCGGTAGCGCTCGAGTCTCTTGGAGCACCTGGACTATTACCAGGATTCATTCCCAATATCGCGCGAGCCCCAGCGATTGCACGCTCGCGCTCGTCGTCGTTGTTCAGGCTTTCTAGCTCAGCGACAATCTTAGTAACCACAGTTGCGATACCCTTCGACATATTCCTATTCTCCGAATGATTATGGTATGGATCATCATATGGATTGAA
It contains:
- the thiC gene encoding phosphomethylpyrimidine synthase ThiC, translating into MATQIQAARAGEITPQMQFVAEREQLTPEKVREEVAAGRMVIPANRVHLEGRLEPMAIGIAARCKINANIGNSAVTSRVNDELEKLHTAVHFGADTVMDLSTGKDIDNIRAEIIKHSTVPIGTVPIYQMLEELGGNIEDMRPQHFLDMVEHQAKQGVDYMTVHCGVLMEHLPLTMGRVTGIVSRGGSLIAKWMMAHRKQNPLYEHFGDLCDIMREYDVTWSLGDGLRPGSVADASDKAQFAELEVLGRCTEMGWEKGTQVMVEGPGHVPMDQIDMNIKKQIEVCKGAPFYVLGPLVTDIAPGYDHITSAIGAALAGWSGAAMLCYVTPKEHLGLPNREDVKQGVIAYKIAAHAADVARHRPGARDRDDALSRARFAFDWNEQFRLSLDPETARAYHDETLPQDTFKSAHFCSMCGPKYCSMKITEDIRKMAVAGDLSVKEDAAGENLLTLNAGS
- a CDS encoding restriction endonuclease, with the translated sequence MIDFKELPADGTSFEQFVREICLIYDLHPQWTGKGPDHGRDILATEKAHGVVGDFARRWLIQCKHYAHSGKSVGREDLGSIIDDCRQAGAEGFLLACSTQPSSALVIKLRELAEKPENRLVTAIWDGVDLEKRLAEPRCFSLGHLFFPRSFAATPWKLYNAGAPNKWTAHYKTYFLHLSSRIAGKYPNLSECEYIISRLESIKPKAEHEVIRPRAIYFDDKHDQFKVFADYLVPRDTMPSLLPDAFESALHDGYGLHSDGTGMWYITYWDIKLRRILPYSDHFDRDHYDYYNPVRGNFETGISRNSYTIGELAEYGNRWD